A region of the Scatophagus argus isolate fScaArg1 chromosome 19, fScaArg1.pri, whole genome shotgun sequence genome:
CATCAGCTGTAAGCCAGAAAGCTAACATTATGCTAGCAAGATCCAAAGTCAATAACACTGCTTACAGTTGATagtaaatataatttgaatAGTTTTCATGAACAAATGATACTCCGTGTGTTGTCGGCTGCTGTCTGAAGCAGTGAGCTGAACAGTAAATAGGTTTAGTTTGGGTTTTAGGTTTAGTTCGTTTTAGTTTAAAGATTAAGACAGCCTGCAGCCAATCAAAATCGAGTATTCACCCAGACCATGGCGTCAAGAAGAGCACCACATACTTAAATCACTGTTTGAAactgcattttgattttttttttaaccacgtCTAATATTAATCCACTTTCCCTCTTGATGACACAGCATACAATTCTAGTTTTCtctaataaaaatagaaaaaacatataaatataaaacagataaacaggGTAAAAATACATGGCTAGTAGATAAATAGCTGACTACAACTCGTATGTGTTTGTTACACAATTTCCTTTGTCCAGAAAGCGTTCAGTCCTTTTGTGATCAGAGGTCTTCTATTTGTAATTTATCTATAATTCACATATACTTTACAAAGCACGCTCTTCTACGTCAGTGCTCATTCCCACGATATTTCTCCTGACATTACTTGCACCACAATAGTATCTTTTTTGTTAAACTTCCCTTCAGAAAGGTTTTTGTGCTAGTGTGAACACACAGGCCAGCACTTTTCCTGTTCACTGAATGATGCTTCTTGTCAGAGTCTAAGTCTGTGGTAAATTAAAACCATTATTAGGTAGATCTACTGAATAAGAGATTCCCATTGGCCTGAGTGACAAAAGACCCATTCATCTCTTTATCCATTCACTGCTTAAATGGTACAGTAAAATCAGCTTCAAAATTAGATTTAAATCCAGTCAGTCTACATTTTATGTAAATTCATAAACTGTCGAAACTGCAAAAGACATATCAGCCTCAATAGCGTCCACTCATGCATAAAGTTGCAGTTCTATCAGCAGgggttttcaggggttggctCTGAGAATACTGCCGCCTCTACAACGTGATGGAGGCAAAAGAAATTTCTTTTGAGCTGCACAAAGTTTCAGGAAATTACATTAGAAAATGTACAACACCACTTGTTTACTCCTACAAAAATGTCCTGATTATCCGCAAAGGTTAAAGGCATGATGTgcaggattttaaaatgtatagactcatacaaacataatccctctcaatcatcacATATGATCTGCTAGAAGTGCATGATGGCGTATCTGCAGAGATAGTACTCtatgcctgtattttcttatttctctaATATTATGTTGTGTATATTATGTTAAGAAATttagttgattgttgagtctcattcccagtcATCAACATTGACATTTTGGTTGGCAGTGATTTGATGACCGTAGCATGAGATTCACCAATCAaatatctttctccagaatcacttactagtgtgtttacaaacagcaaccgacaactgctgcatattatgcctttaataTGCACCGCGTTCACTGGACATCATGATTATTATATTTCAAATCTTACCAAAGACCACAAGGATGAAGAGTAAGGTAGCCACTCCTGCTGTAATATAGAACATAACGCTGATGTGGTGAGCCAGTTCGTCCATGTCGTCCACATTAGGCACCAGGATTGGAGGCACGAGGAACCCAATGGCAATACCCAGCTAAAGGacaataaacataaaacacacacaaaaaaacaacagttcagAAGTGAACACACCAAGTGCAACATTATTGTTTTCCAAGCAATATCATCTCAATATTGACTCAAGgcttaaaaatagatttttttttgcttttcatcctAATGTTGGCCCTTAATTCCTGAATTCCATGTAAACTGAATAAATGGTAAAGAAAATTCAGTCAGTTATTATCTACTCAACACCCTGCATGTGGAAAGAGGGCTGGAATTTCTTAGTCCACACGCATCTGTCTGTTCGAGCTTGTTCGAGACTTTGCTTTCAAAATGAGAGTAAATGAAATCTTTTCTAACCAGTTTGGTATCTTGGGGCTTGTATTATGCCAGGACccactttatgtttttatgttttaaaacaagccCCCAGCTTCCCTAGCTGTTAGAATCCTGTAATGCTCTTTAGCTCTGAAGCTCCAGAAACATTCACCTTTTTCCACCAGCATGTGGGTGAAAAGCTAATGACTGAATTTAAAACCCAGCAAGTCAGTTAAACATACCACATCACAACCATGTTATTCTGTTACTATTACCAAATCAGGCTGCTATATGAACATGTTTTAACAGCATCTACGTCATCTGCTAATTCAACACAGTGCTTCATGAATCACAATTTGCAAAgagtgtttttacatttaaacagcTAAACAGACAGAGGGATAGATGAGGAGGTTTCAGAAAGCAGTTCACGCAATTTTGTGAAGACTCTCGCACCAGGACACTAGAAGTCTTATGAGACTCTGGCATCCAGTGTAGCCCTGCATAATCTacagacagctgacagacagcctggctgtgagaagaagaaaagaaatggttCAGACAAACCTGGTTTCCCAGAACTCCTATGGAACAAGCAGTGGAAACCTCTTTCTCTCCAAACCACACTGAGGCAAGGTAAGATGGAATACCAAGGACAAAAACAGTGGATACTGAGCACACAAACTGGCCAAAAAAGGTGACTGGAAACATGTTGGGATTGGCACTACCAATTTTTATCCAAGCACCAATGCAGTTAAAGGCTGTCCCAACGAGGACAACATCCCGGATTCCCCTGTTGTCCAGAAGCCACAGGACAGGCAGAATGAGTGGGACATAAGTGAGCAGGTAGATCATGGACAGCCAGTCAATGGCCAGAGAGTCAATGTTGTAGAAGCGCATGAATATGTTGCTAATAATGCCATACTGAAGCCACATGAAGGCATTGCTAGCTGAGACGGCGctgaaaagaaacagcatgaGCCAGCGACGATGGTAGAGTTTGGTCTCAGCTTTGGGGACCAGCTGTGCCTGGTCACCATGCAAAGCCTCAGCATCTAACCGTGAACCAATGGAGATGGCTCTGCCTAAAGGTCCTGGACTCCACTGAAGCGAAGCGAGGCCCGGAGCGACATTCTTTACAGCCTTGGATCCCGGCCACCCTTTGCCGCCGAGTTCAGAATTTTCATGGTTGCCTTTCAAAGTATTGTTTTGTGGCATTTTGACTGTCCTGAAGAGGGGCCCTGGAACGTGAGAGGTGAGAAGTTTTAAGATTTCAGAGTTTGGGTCCTTAACAGCTTGCCGTCCTGAGTGCAAACTGCCTGTTGTAGAAAGATGCTTTTCTCAGAGAAGCCCGAAAGCGAGCACAGCCGGAGTTACTGGTGTCCATTCACAACTGACAACTGCACATATCATCAGTCCTGTCATGTGACGTTAATATAGGAATTCGTCCCATTCTACGCAAACCACTCCTACCAAGTCAGAATGAGTATAACCTCTTAAGTCAACCGTCcaaataatgtgaaaaaaaaaaaaaaacagacatatttcTCTGTTGAACTTTAATTAAGTCTCTTGTGAAGGCTAACTCATTTGAACGTGTGGAGGATTTTAACACTGCTAAACACTGCTAGAAAAGGTTAATATTTTCAAGTCTTTGTTATTGGTCA
Encoded here:
- the flvcr2b gene encoding feline leukemia virus subgroup C receptor-related protein 2 isoform X1 is translated as MPQNNTLKGNHENSELGGKGWPGSKAVKNVAPGLASLQWSPGPLGRAISIGSRLDAEALHGDQAQLVPKAETKLYHRRWLMLFLFSAVSASNAFMWLQYGIISNIFMRFYNIDSLAIDWLSMIYLLTYVPLILPVLWLLDNRGIRDVVLVGTAFNCIGAWIKIGSANPNMFPVTFFGQFVCSVSTVFVLGIPSYLASVWFGEKEVSTACSIGVLGNQLGIAIGFLVPPILVPNVDDMDELAHHISVMFYITAGVATLLFILVVFVFQERPKLPPTQAQATARSIPPEQYSYTASILRLLRNRPFILLIITYGLNVGCFYAVGTLLNRMIIEHYPGEEVNAGRIGLTIVIAGMIGSLICGIWLDKTKTYKQTTLAVYFMSLVGMIVYAATLSLGHLWVVFITAGALGFFMTGYLPLGFEFAVELTYPESEGTSSGLLNCSAQVFGIIFTICQGKIIDRFGTLEGNIFLCVFLLIGTIMTGLIKSDLRRQNANLLAKAAGPSDCPSGSLAAPSVITEAKF